The Leptospira neocaledonica DNA window ATCTTTCGTTCGATTTACTTTTGTATTTGTTTTGGTTTCCTTTCCGCTTATCGGAAAAGAATTCAGTCTCCCTATCAAAGAAGTGACCGTCCATCAAGGAACGGCTCAAATCCTGCGATCAGGAAGAGTACAGTTGGAACCCGGAGCAAACAAAATTGAGATCTCTTATTTGCCTGTTTCTCTTTTAGAAGAAACTTTAACAGCGGCCGTAACTTCTCCTCAAGTGGAAGTCACAGGTTCCAGGACTTGGAAAGAAGAAGGTACTGCAGCTTCGAATCCGGAAGTCGCTCAGCTCCAGAAAAAAGTGCAACAACTGGAAAAGGATCTGGAAAGTATATTGGCAAAAGAGAATGATTTAAAGGCTGAAAAAGATCTACTCTCCGAGATGCGAAAAAAAGTTTCGGATGTTGTGGGCAGAAACCTTCTTTACGGTAGAATAGAGGGAGATGGAAAAAACTGGGGGACTTATCTTAAAAAGACAAGAGATGAGGCTGTTTCAATTTTTGCCTCTTGGGAGAAATTGGAAAAATCGAAACGAAAAGTCCAAACTGAACTAGAAGAAGCAAGAGCGCAACTTTCCCTCTTATTGTCTCAGGCAGAAAAAAGCACACGTACAACTTGGGTACAGATCGTAAATACGAGTTCCGAGACTAAGAGTGTGGAACTTCGTTTGAGTTATTTGGTTTCTAATGCGGACTGGAGACCTACATATATCCTGACTGCGGACGATTCTTTGACTAAAGCAAAATTAGAATATATAGTTGAGATCCGACAAGAAACAGGAGAAGATTGGAAAGGAGTACAACTTCTTCTTTCTACCACCAGACCGGATCTGTCCCTCAGAAGAGATAGGCTTCGTCCATTAAGATTATTTGATGTAGAAGTGGATTCCAAGCAGGAAATTCTCACAAACCAAACCCAAGCAGTTGGTGCTGCTCAGATGCCTAACGA harbors:
- a CDS encoding mucoidy inhibitor MuiA family protein — its product is MYSSFVRFTFVFVLVSFPLIGKEFSLPIKEVTVHQGTAQILRSGRVQLEPGANKIEISYLPVSLLEETLTAAVTSPQVEVTGSRTWKEEGTAASNPEVAQLQKKVQQLEKDLESILAKENDLKAEKDLLSEMRKKVSDVVGRNLLYGRIEGDGKNWGTYLKKTRDEAVSIFASWEKLEKSKRKVQTELEEARAQLSLLLSQAEKSTRTTWVQIVNTSSETKSVELRLSYLVSNADWRPTYILTADDSLTKAKLEYIVEIRQETGEDWKGVQLLLSTTRPDLSLRRDRLRPLRLFDVEVDSKQEILTNQTQAVGAAQMPNEESNMPATEEPSPSSERGSGFLFRLPKTITLASQKESRKFEMLSFTSPIQVKTIASPRYKPFPLLEAEFQNMGEFPILPGEVSLFRSSGLVGRTKVPYVSPKENLSVSLGTEGSLRLSYRKDWNQTKEGLISTQKVMEKKVYLSLENFGKESKTVIVREQIPISESASVKVEVNQETSTPGSKEYRANSGIIEWSLEIPPSGKKEIKLEYRVTYPNHQNLDFLRSF